The proteins below are encoded in one region of Trichocoleus sp.:
- a CDS encoding transposase — protein sequence METLEQFIHSNPPSLELKRALAVQMSQSGHTYREIRDILQVSLGFITASHQRYECSGVEGLRSNYWGTQGYLNAEQKQALFQWLDRQDAWTLQEVIDHVEDEYGVVYQSLQSYYALLKDAGFSWKKAQPAHPDKDETLIQEKKENLKRYWQRINLRLLGDS from the coding sequence ATGGAAACGCTCGAACAATTTATTCACAGTAACCCGCCTTCTTTGGAACTCAAACGTGCTCTTGCCGTGCAGATGAGTCAGAGCGGTCACACTTATCGGGAGATTCGTGACATCCTGCAGGTATCGCTTGGCTTCATCACAGCGAGCCATCAACGCTACGAATGCTCGGGTGTGGAGGGACTGCGCTCCAACTATTGGGGCACCCAAGGCTATCTCAATGCCGAGCAGAAGCAAGCCTTGTTCCAGTGGCTCGATAGGCAAGATGCTTGGACACTACAGGAAGTAATTGACCATGTTGAGGATGAGTATGGGGTGGTTTACCAATCGCTCCAGAGCTACTATGCTCTGCTCAAAGACGCTGGTTTCAGTTGGAAGAAGGCGCAACCCGCCCACCCCGACAAAGATGAAACTCTAATCCAGGAAAAAAAAGAGAACTTGAAGCGCTACTGGCAACGCATCAATCTGAGATTGCTAGGGGACAGTTGA
- a CDS encoding IS630 family transposase, producing the protein MRVLFLDECHLLWGDISGYGWSRRQQRVDVEIKSTKQRQTYYGALDYLTKQFVVKEYSAGNEDNTVAFLQYLQSLYPKDTRLVIVWDGVSYHRSKVMQEFLGQTNRGLSAEAWKITCIRLAPNAPEQNPVEDVWLQAKQFIRKYARLCKRFGSVKFLFQLVTHCQTFAFAKAFMYGYCSSPI; encoded by the coding sequence TTGAGAGTTTTATTTCTCGATGAATGCCACTTGTTGTGGGGGGATATCAGTGGCTATGGGTGGAGTCGGCGCCAGCAACGGGTGGATGTGGAAATCAAGTCTACCAAGCAACGGCAGACCTACTATGGGGCACTGGATTATCTCACCAAGCAGTTTGTGGTCAAAGAGTACAGCGCAGGCAACGAAGACAATACGGTTGCCTTCTTGCAGTATCTCCAGTCTTTGTACCCTAAGGACACGCGCTTGGTCATTGTTTGGGATGGGGTGAGCTACCATCGTTCAAAGGTCATGCAGGAATTTCTGGGGCAGACCAATCGAGGCTTATCGGCTGAGGCGTGGAAGATTACTTGTATTCGTTTAGCTCCCAATGCACCTGAGCAGAATCCAGTTGAGGATGTTTGGTTGCAAGCGAAGCAGTTTATTCGCAAGTATGCCCGACTGTGTAAAAGATTTGGGTCAGTTAAGTTTCTGTTTCAATTAGTCACGCATTGTCAAACCTTTGCTTTTGCCAAAGCGTTTATGTACGGCTATTGTTCATCTCCTATTTAG
- a CDS encoding high light inducible protein → MKFEIENSLETPLIAQEYNGADRNAFIFGWNPQQELWNGRLAMLGFGAYLLWDLAGYSVVRDVLHLVH, encoded by the coding sequence ATGAAGTTTGAAATTGAAAATTCCCTCGAAACTCCGCTTATTGCGCAAGAGTATAATGGCGCCGATCGTAATGCTTTTATCTTTGGCTGGAACCCCCAACAAGAACTCTGGAATGGACGTTTAGCAATGCTGGGTTTTGGCGCTTATTTGCTTTGGGATCTTGCAGGATATAGCGTTGTCCGAGACGTATTGCACCTAGTCCACTAG
- a CDS encoding PhoH family protein, translated as MKKIFVLDTNVLLHDPNAIVRFKENEVVLPITVIEELDRFKKQPEVTGRNARQVSRNLDDLRKRGHLTEGIALDNGGTLRVALCHRQTLAELPAELEGDQGDNAILAVALELKQQCQCPVVMVSKDTNLRIKADTLDLIAEDYETDKVNVEGLYQGMAEVLLDADIINQFYQQGSIALPQEYFPNLAVTLVDATNPSHTALAIVDATGKQATSLNKLPPAGISNIRARNREQKFAFELLLRDSIPLVTLVGKAGTGKTLLAIAAGLHKVADERVYSRLLISRPIVPMGRDLGYLPGEIAEKLTPWMQPLYDNFDLIFGTQDSTGKPGHWRRGHEELLGQGILQIEPLTYIRGRSMPKQFLIVDEAQNLTPHEVKTILTRAGEGTKIILTGDVDQIDNPYVDAASNGLTYVVERFKHDPLAAHITLTKGERSHLAERAAVLL; from the coding sequence ATGAAGAAAATTTTTGTTCTCGATACCAATGTGTTGCTGCATGACCCCAATGCCATTGTGCGATTCAAGGAAAATGAGGTTGTGCTCCCCATTACGGTTATTGAGGAACTCGATCGCTTCAAAAAACAGCCCGAAGTCACAGGTCGTAATGCGCGGCAAGTCTCACGTAATCTTGACGATCTCCGGAAGCGGGGACATTTGACTGAAGGCATTGCGCTTGATAACGGTGGTACATTACGAGTCGCGCTTTGCCATCGACAAACGCTTGCAGAACTGCCTGCCGAGCTAGAAGGCGACCAGGGGGATAATGCAATCCTGGCAGTTGCGTTGGAACTGAAGCAGCAATGTCAGTGCCCGGTTGTGATGGTGAGTAAGGATACGAATCTACGCATCAAAGCAGATACGCTTGATCTGATTGCAGAAGACTACGAAACCGATAAAGTGAACGTGGAAGGACTTTATCAGGGCATGGCTGAAGTGTTGCTTGATGCAGACATAATCAACCAGTTTTATCAGCAGGGTTCGATCGCTCTGCCGCAGGAATACTTCCCAAATCTCGCAGTGACGCTGGTAGACGCGACAAATCCTTCACATACCGCACTGGCGATCGTCGATGCAACTGGGAAACAAGCCACTTCGCTCAACAAATTACCGCCTGCTGGTATTTCTAACATTCGTGCCCGCAATCGTGAACAAAAATTTGCCTTTGAGCTACTCTTGCGTGACTCAATTCCCCTGGTGACACTGGTGGGTAAGGCAGGCACCGGAAAAACTTTGCTGGCGATCGCGGCTGGGCTTCACAAGGTTGCGGATGAACGCGTCTACAGTCGTTTGCTGATCTCTCGACCGATCGTCCCGATGGGGCGGGATTTAGGCTACTTACCGGGAGAAATAGCCGAAAAACTAACGCCCTGGATGCAACCACTCTATGACAATTTTGATTTAATTTTTGGTACACAAGACTCAACCGGAAAACCAGGACACTGGCGGCGCGGACATGAGGAACTGTTGGGGCAAGGCATTTTGCAAATTGAGCCGCTGACTTACATCCGGGGGCGCAGTATGCCTAAACAGTTTTTGATTGTGGACGAGGCACAAAACCTGACTCCACATGAAGTAAAAACAATCCTAACGCGAGCTGGAGAAGGAACAAAAATTATCCTGACGGGTGACGTTGATCAAATTGACAATCCTTACGTTGATGCTGCCAGCAATGGGTTAACTTATGTCGTTGAGCGATTCAAGCATGATCCTCTTGCCGCTCACATTACTTTAACAAAAGGAGAACGCTCTCACCTGGCTGAACGAGCCGCCGTTTTGCTTTAA
- a CDS encoding DUF362 domain-containing protein, with protein MPVEALKASVSVVDTAQFIYQPPATAQNARRILVKPNLGYPAASPVTVSMAVLGKVLQGLRQASPNAEILIIEGVCSPVSLAEIVSRHGLYALLDEGMHVLDADTLPLQPYPNRSPHPVRFQAMGAPALLAAVDCRISVGALKRTILKDQPLISASLKNLYGLFPRSQYKARSLHSRGQLHRPSVPLILQDVYFTIGHLFDGAVVDADQKFVSPDWHPDRGKAVLVGKVVFWEDLLSVDRTACQIADEPTPDYVEAIEKLRSNCSD; from the coding sequence ATGCCTGTTGAAGCCCTTAAAGCCTCAGTCTCTGTTGTTGACACTGCACAGTTTATTTATCAGCCACCCGCTACCGCTCAAAATGCCCGACGCATCTTAGTAAAGCCTAACTTGGGTTATCCGGCTGCATCGCCTGTTACAGTCAGTATGGCTGTGCTGGGAAAAGTTCTACAAGGATTGCGGCAAGCCAGCCCTAACGCAGAAATTTTGATTATTGAAGGGGTTTGTTCGCCTGTATCCCTTGCTGAAATTGTCAGCCGTCACGGGCTTTATGCCCTGCTTGATGAAGGAATGCATGTGTTAGATGCAGACACCTTACCGCTACAGCCCTACCCCAACCGATCGCCCCATCCGGTACGATTTCAAGCGATGGGTGCTCCGGCTCTACTTGCAGCAGTCGATTGTCGCATTAGCGTTGGTGCCTTGAAACGCACCATTCTCAAAGATCAGCCACTCATTTCTGCCTCACTCAAAAACCTCTACGGGCTATTTCCCCGATCGCAGTATAAAGCTCGAAGCCTTCATTCTCGCGGACAGTTGCATCGCCCTTCTGTGCCGCTGATTTTGCAGGACGTGTATTTTACGATCGGGCATTTGTTTGATGGCGCAGTCGTTGATGCAGACCAAAAGTTTGTCAGCCCTGATTGGCATCCTGATCGAGGCAAAGCCGTTCTAGTGGGAAAAGTCGTTTTTTGGGAAGATTTGCTGAGCGTCGATCGAACCGCTTGCCAGATTGCAGATGAACCAACACCAGATTATGTTGAGGCGATCGAAAAGTTGCGATCGAATTGCTCAGACTAA
- a CDS encoding glucose 1-dehydrogenase, which produces MSFTNKVAIVTGGGQGIGKAIVRRFLEAKLRVMVAEVDAEAGAETIAEYKDLGTVRFVQTDVANEASVQQMVRETIAQFGRLDILVNNAAIANPENPPIEEMSLEDWNRIIRTNLTGLFLCTKHAVPPLRSQGGVIINLASVRATMSEPNTEAYSASKGGVVALTHALANSLGPTIRVNCISPGWIEVSEWKKQADRKSPHLTEADHQQHLVGRVGKPEDIASMALYLASDEAGFITGTEFIVDGGMLRKMIYV; this is translated from the coding sequence ATGAGTTTCACGAACAAAGTGGCAATTGTGACAGGGGGTGGACAGGGCATTGGCAAAGCGATCGTGCGGCGCTTTCTAGAAGCCAAACTGCGGGTGATGGTGGCAGAAGTGGATGCTGAGGCGGGAGCGGAAACGATCGCAGAATATAAAGATCTAGGCACAGTGCGCTTTGTGCAAACAGATGTTGCCAATGAAGCCTCTGTGCAGCAAATGGTGAGAGAAACGATCGCTCAGTTTGGACGACTGGATATCCTGGTTAACAATGCAGCAATTGCCAATCCAGAAAATCCACCGATTGAGGAAATGAGTTTGGAGGACTGGAATCGAATCATTCGCACAAATCTAACGGGGCTGTTTCTCTGCACCAAACATGCCGTGCCTCCGCTTCGATCGCAGGGGGGTGTCATCATCAACCTTGCCTCCGTGAGAGCAACGATGTCTGAGCCGAATACAGAAGCCTATTCTGCTTCAAAAGGAGGGGTTGTTGCCCTCACTCATGCGCTGGCAAATAGTCTGGGTCCAACGATTCGGGTGAACTGTATCAGTCCGGGTTGGATTGAAGTCAGCGAGTGGAAAAAACAAGCCGATCGCAAGTCGCCGCACTTGACCGAAGCAGATCATCAACAGCATCTTGTCGGACGAGTGGGAAAACCCGAAGATATTGCTAGCATGGCGCTGTATCTTGCATCGGATGAAGCAGGATTTATTACAGGGACAGAATTTATTGTTGATGGCGGAATGCTGCGGAAGATGATTTATGTATAA
- the rbsK gene encoding ribokinase, whose protein sequence is MSVIVFGSLNMDLVARTPKLPRPGETLLGHSFATVPGGKGANQAVAVARLGIPTEFVGRVGDDAFGKTLVRGLQTDRVRCGHIQVDASTHSGIAMIAVDDASENNIIVIPGANSKVDETDVEHLRSILPQAKVLLLQLEIPLPIVLSAAKAAKQAGVMVILDPAPARSDLPAELYPLVDIITPNQVEASQLVGWAIDDEASVIQAAKALQQRGVPTVIIKRGKEGAIALTPTDTLKIPAFPVKAVDTVAAGDAFNGGLAASLAEGLSFQDAAILASAVAALSVSQSGAQASLPTREALNAFLQELSLQEK, encoded by the coding sequence ATGAGCGTAATTGTATTTGGCAGCCTCAATATGGATCTGGTTGCCCGGACTCCTAAATTGCCGCGACCTGGAGAGACTTTACTTGGACATTCTTTTGCAACGGTTCCCGGTGGCAAGGGCGCGAATCAAGCGGTTGCTGTCGCTCGGTTAGGCATCCCCACAGAGTTTGTGGGACGAGTAGGGGATGATGCCTTTGGAAAAACCTTAGTACGGGGGCTGCAAACCGATCGCGTTCGATGTGGTCATATTCAGGTGGATGCCTCAACTCACTCTGGCATTGCCATGATTGCAGTTGATGATGCCAGCGAAAACAACATTATTGTCATTCCTGGCGCAAATAGCAAAGTGGACGAAACCGATGTCGAACATCTGCGATCGATTCTGCCTCAGGCTAAGGTGCTGCTGCTCCAGCTGGAAATTCCGCTCCCGATCGTGCTCTCTGCGGCGAAAGCGGCAAAGCAGGCGGGCGTGATGGTCATCCTTGATCCAGCTCCAGCGCGATCGGACTTACCCGCAGAGCTTTATCCCCTGGTTGATATCATTACCCCAAATCAGGTTGAAGCAAGCCAACTGGTCGGATGGGCGATCGATGATGAAGCATCTGTAATCCAAGCCGCAAAAGCCTTACAGCAGCGAGGCGTACCAACTGTGATCATCAAGCGAGGGAAAGAAGGCGCGATTGCTCTTACTCCCACTGATACCCTAAAAATTCCAGCCTTCCCGGTCAAAGCAGTGGATACAGTCGCAGCCGGAGATGCCTTTAATGGTGGGCTTGCTGCAAGTTTGGCAGAAGGGTTGTCTTTTCAAGATGCAGCCATTTTGGCATCCGCAGTCGCGGCTCTTTCGGTCAGCCAATCGGGAGCGCAAGCTTCTTTACCGACTCGCGAGGCTCTCAATGCCTTTCTTCAGGAATTGTCCTTGCAGGAAAAGTGA
- a CDS encoding MFS transporter yields MLKSLPRTVLLLASCQALAMTGNIIWFITAALIGQSLASNEALATMPLALMQIATMTGTIPASLLMQRVGRRPGFMLGVIIGILATGLAIQAIVTRQFVLFCIAAIVFGWFNSFVGFYRFAAAEATSEARRSQAISLVIAGGVIAAIAGPQLATWSKDWLQSGVFAGSLATIVILQICSLGLLTGINLPRPAQIEQQDKGRSLTVVMRQPIFLVAVLGSMLGYGVMALVMTATPLAIVAAAHPFHEAAHVMQWHVLGMFAPSFFTGGLIARFGVLNIIRTGAGLCLACIVLNLTNDNLLSFSIALLFLGIGWNFLFIGSTTLLTQAYQPTEKAKTQAAHDFLMFGFVALATLLSGAVFEQLGWHAVNLAGIPMMLLVLVVASWLKNPQFQLNKG; encoded by the coding sequence ATGCTCAAATCCCTTCCCCGGACGGTCTTGCTGCTGGCGTCCTGTCAAGCGCTAGCAATGACTGGAAACATCATCTGGTTCATCACGGCAGCTCTGATTGGACAATCGCTCGCCAGTAATGAAGCTCTGGCAACAATGCCTCTTGCTTTAATGCAGATCGCCACAATGACCGGAACGATTCCGGCTTCGCTGTTGATGCAGCGGGTAGGGCGACGACCAGGCTTTATGTTAGGGGTGATCATTGGTATTTTGGCGACTGGGCTGGCAATTCAAGCGATCGTCACCCGTCAGTTTGTCTTGTTCTGCATCGCCGCGATTGTGTTTGGCTGGTTCAATAGCTTTGTCGGGTTTTACCGATTTGCCGCAGCAGAAGCAACCTCCGAAGCCCGCCGATCGCAAGCAATTTCTTTAGTCATCGCTGGAGGCGTGATTGCCGCGATTGCTGGACCACAGCTTGCTACCTGGTCGAAAGATTGGCTGCAGTCTGGTGTGTTTGCCGGATCGCTGGCAACGATTGTGATCCTCCAGATCTGTTCATTGGGCTTGCTGACCGGGATCAATCTGCCTCGACCCGCTCAAATCGAACAGCAGGATAAAGGACGATCGCTCACCGTTGTGATGCGTCAGCCCATCTTTCTGGTTGCTGTGTTGGGCAGTATGTTGGGCTATGGCGTTATGGCTCTGGTCATGACTGCAACTCCACTAGCGATTGTCGCGGCGGCTCATCCGTTCCATGAAGCGGCTCATGTGATGCAGTGGCACGTTCTAGGCATGTTTGCGCCTTCATTTTTTACTGGAGGTTTGATTGCTCGATTTGGTGTGTTAAACATTATTCGGACTGGCGCAGGACTATGTTTAGCCTGCATTGTGCTGAACCTGACCAACGACAATCTCCTCAGCTTCTCGATCGCCTTATTATTCTTAGGAATTGGCTGGAACTTTCTCTTTATTGGTTCCACGACGCTCCTGACTCAAGCCTACCAACCGACTGAAAAAGCGAAAACCCAGGCAGCCCATGATTTTCTCATGTTTGGCTTTGTTGCTCTGGCTACGCTGCTTTCTGGGGCAGTGTTTGAACAGCTCGGATGGCATGCTGTGAATCTTGCCGGGATACCCATGATGCTTTTGGTACTGGTCGTGGCTTCCTGGCTCAAAAATCCCCAATTCCAATTGAATAAGGGCTGA
- a CDS encoding LL-diaminopimelate aminotransferase translates to MATINDNYLKLKAGYLFPEIARRVNAFAEANPDAKIIRLGIGDVTEPLPEACRTAMIQAVEEMGDRSQFKGYGPEQGYAWLREKIAVQDFQSRGCDIDASEIFISDGSKCDTGNILDIFGNNNTIAVTDPVYPVYVDTNVMAGHTGDANEKGEYGGLVYLPITAENNFTAQIPTEKVDLIYLCFPNNPTGAVATKEHLQAWVDYAKANGSIIFFDAAYEAFISDSNLPHSIYEIDGARDCAIEFRSFSKNAGFTGTRCALTVVPKSLKAKAADGSDVELWKLWNRRQSTKFNGVSYIVQRGAEAVYSEAGQAQTKALISFYMENARIIREKLSEAGLAVYGGVNAPYVWVQTPNGLSSWDFFDKLLNSCNVVGTPGSGFGAAGEGYFRISAFNSRENVEEAMRRIIEKFKA, encoded by the coding sequence ATGGCAACGATTAACGACAACTATCTCAAGCTCAAGGCAGGTTATCTGTTCCCTGAAATTGCACGGCGAGTCAATGCGTTTGCTGAGGCAAATCCAGACGCAAAGATCATTCGGCTGGGCATTGGAGATGTCACAGAACCGCTCCCAGAAGCCTGCCGCACTGCGATGATCCAGGCAGTCGAAGAGATGGGCGATCGATCTCAGTTTAAGGGCTACGGTCCAGAACAGGGTTATGCCTGGTTACGAGAGAAAATTGCCGTACAGGATTTTCAATCGCGAGGCTGTGATATTGACGCCTCCGAGATTTTTATCTCCGATGGCTCAAAGTGCGATACCGGAAACATTCTCGATATCTTTGGCAACAACAATACGATCGCTGTGACTGATCCGGTGTATCCCGTGTATGTCGATACCAATGTCATGGCAGGGCATACGGGTGATGCGAACGAAAAGGGCGAGTATGGTGGGTTGGTTTATCTGCCGATCACTGCTGAGAACAATTTCACAGCGCAGATTCCGACTGAGAAAGTGGATTTGATCTACCTCTGTTTCCCCAATAACCCAACTGGCGCAGTTGCGACAAAAGAACATCTGCAAGCCTGGGTCGATTATGCCAAAGCCAATGGCTCGATTATCTTTTTTGATGCTGCCTACGAAGCATTCATCAGCGATTCCAACCTGCCTCACTCAATTTATGAAATTGACGGAGCGCGAGACTGTGCGATCGAATTTCGCTCTTTCTCCAAGAATGCTGGATTTACTGGCACTCGCTGTGCTTTGACCGTTGTGCCCAAATCGCTGAAAGCAAAGGCAGCAGATGGCTCTGATGTGGAACTCTGGAAACTGTGGAATCGGCGGCAGTCCACCAAGTTCAACGGTGTGTCCTACATTGTGCAGCGTGGCGCAGAAGCCGTTTACTCAGAAGCAGGACAGGCACAAACGAAAGCTCTGATTAGCTTCTACATGGAGAATGCCCGCATTATTCGCGAAAAGTTGAGCGAGGCAGGCTTAGCGGTCTATGGTGGTGTCAATGCGCCTTATGTTTGGGTGCAAACGCCCAACGGTTTGTCTAGCTGGGATTTCTTCGATAAGCTGCTGAATAGCTGTAATGTCGTTGGAACGCCAGGTTCGGGCTTTGGAGCAGCAGGAGAAGGCTACTTCCGCATTTCTGCATTTAACAGCCGTGAGAATGTCGAGGAAGCAATGCGCCGAATCATAGAGAAGTTTAAGGCATAA
- a CDS encoding DUF4278 domain-containing protein — protein MRLSYRGAEYDYDPTSVEMTNSGLTGQYRGQSFGVSYPRHVPVPQPVHTLLYRGAVCRTDVRGQLQAALNSRSAVEPPARSTVSGLPLALQIQRLQKDEVTEVHRQNIRRRLEQRIQAAKMRGDELLLQDLEREFNLFA, from the coding sequence ATGAGACTCTCATATCGTGGTGCCGAATACGATTATGATCCGACTTCGGTAGAAATGACAAACAGTGGTTTGACAGGGCAATATCGAGGTCAGTCCTTCGGCGTCAGTTATCCTCGTCACGTTCCCGTCCCTCAGCCTGTTCATACCCTGCTCTATCGGGGAGCAGTTTGCCGTACCGATGTAAGGGGTCAGCTTCAAGCGGCTCTGAATTCTCGTTCTGCTGTTGAGCCACCTGCTCGATCGACCGTTTCGGGGCTACCTCTAGCACTGCAGATTCAACGACTTCAGAAAGATGAAGTGACCGAAGTACATCGGCAAAACATCAGACGCCGCCTGGAGCAGCGAATTCAAGCAGCAAAGATGCGGGGTGACGAGCTACTGCTTCAGGATTTGGAGCGGGAATTTAATCTGTTTGCCTAG
- a CDS encoding ABC transporter ATP-binding protein, translated as MSKRLLELKNLFVNYGAIQALLNLNLEIAEGEIVTLIGSNGAGKTTTLRAISRLVNPVQGQILYQGQEITRLSPSQVVQMGIAQSPEGRRVLTRQTILTNLELGAFTRSDRLGIKSDIEKQFLTFPRLGERRNQLAGTLSGGEQQMLAIARALMSRPRLLLLDEPSLGLAPQIVREIFAVIRQLRETGVTVLLVEQNANLALQTADRVYVLEAGQMTLTSAAAELLTDERIRKAYLG; from the coding sequence ATGAGCAAACGATTACTGGAACTGAAGAACCTCTTTGTCAACTATGGTGCAATTCAAGCGCTTCTGAATCTGAATTTGGAGATCGCTGAGGGGGAGATTGTGACGCTGATTGGCTCGAATGGAGCAGGTAAAACGACGACGTTGCGGGCAATCTCGCGGTTGGTGAATCCGGTGCAAGGGCAAATTTTATATCAGGGGCAGGAAATAACGCGGCTGTCGCCGAGCCAGGTAGTGCAAATGGGAATTGCTCAAAGTCCCGAAGGGCGACGGGTCTTAACGCGACAAACCATTTTGACCAATCTGGAGCTAGGGGCGTTTACCCGCTCCGATCGTCTGGGTATCAAGTCTGACATCGAGAAGCAGTTCCTCACGTTTCCCCGTTTGGGCGAACGACGCAATCAGCTTGCCGGAACCCTGAGCGGTGGGGAACAACAAATGCTGGCAATTGCGCGGGCACTCATGAGCCGTCCCCGGCTGCTGCTGTTAGATGAACCGAGCTTGGGGCTGGCTCCGCAAATTGTGCGCGAAATCTTTGCTGTGATTCGGCAGCTTCGAGAAACAGGCGTCACCGTCTTATTAGTTGAGCAAAACGCGAATCTTGCCCTGCAAACTGCCGATCGGGTTTATGTATTGGAGGCAGGACAGATGACGCTAACCAGTGCTGCCGCTGAGCTTCTTACAGATGAACGGATTCGGAAGGCTTATCTTGGTTAG
- a CDS encoding ABC transporter ATP-binding protein, producing MIHSSTEPATILAVEQVTRRFSGLIAVNHVSFAVQTGEIFGLIGPNGAGKTTLFNVITGLIPPSSGSLLYQGQSITKQRPHQIASKGIARTFQNLRLFGNLSVLENVAIARYVHTKTGLLKGIFAVPAAVAEEQETQLKAFALLELVGLADKANQTARNLAYGDQRRLELARALALEPQLLLLDEPAAGMNPNEKGALSSLIRDIRDRFHLTIVLIEHHVPLVMNLCDRIAVLDFGQLIALGDPATVRNDPAVIMAYLGE from the coding sequence ATGATTCATTCTTCAACTGAACCCGCAACGATTTTGGCTGTTGAGCAAGTGACAAGGCGATTTAGTGGATTGATCGCGGTTAATCATGTTTCATTTGCCGTTCAAACGGGAGAAATTTTTGGCTTGATTGGTCCCAATGGAGCCGGAAAAACGACTTTATTTAATGTCATTACGGGCTTGATACCCCCTTCAAGCGGCAGTCTGCTCTACCAGGGACAGTCCATCACGAAACAGCGTCCTCACCAAATTGCCAGTAAAGGAATTGCTCGTACCTTTCAAAACTTGCGATTATTTGGCAACTTATCCGTCTTGGAAAATGTTGCAATCGCCCGCTATGTTCACACAAAAACTGGCTTGCTGAAAGGAATTTTTGCTGTCCCCGCTGCTGTTGCAGAAGAACAGGAAACTCAATTAAAAGCCTTTGCGCTGCTGGAATTAGTTGGCTTAGCAGATAAAGCGAACCAAACTGCCCGCAATCTAGCCTATGGTGACCAGCGACGCTTAGAACTTGCCCGTGCCCTCGCGCTTGAACCCCAACTGCTCTTGCTCGACGAACCCGCCGCAGGCATGAACCCAAATGAAAAAGGAGCCTTAAGCAGCTTAATCAGAGACATCCGCGATCGATTCCATCTCACCATTGTCTTGATTGAACACCACGTACCACTGGTAATGAACTTGTGCGATCGAATTGCCGTACTCGATTTTGGGCAGCTTATTGCCCTGGGTGACCCGGCAACGGTGCGGAATGATCCGGCAGTGATTATGGCTTATCTGGGAGAGTGA
- a CDS encoding branched-chain amino acid ABC transporter permease gives MFAFLDTYGFLIVSMLFGAMLGLSVYLPLMSGQLSLASPGFYALGGYIAAILSTQVFQFSGTTFPLPYVLFEMLLAAIVSALVAVALGIPVLRLRGIYLAIATIAFVEILRVLSLNLDITGGAVGIFGIPQPFTTQIGYLWLVLPLLLLSMAFLYRLERIEVGRVMRAIREDELAADTMGINPTRYKVLSFTLGAVLAGIVGAVSAHFLNTWNARQGTFDASIVYLAFVLSGGSRTFVGPVVGGMVLTALPEVLRAAAGLPGLPPWFAQFLQDGRLVIYGLLIVVGTVFYPQGLITPELLDRIKRSFNKDKKLNSSN, from the coding sequence ATGTTTGCATTTCTTGATACTTATGGCTTTCTAATTGTCTCCATGCTGTTTGGGGCAATGCTGGGTTTGTCGGTTTACTTGCCGCTGATGTCGGGTCAGTTGTCACTGGCATCACCGGGTTTCTATGCGCTGGGTGGCTATATTGCAGCGATTCTCTCAACTCAAGTTTTTCAGTTCTCAGGCACGACGTTTCCGCTGCCTTATGTGCTGTTTGAAATGCTGCTGGCGGCGATCGTCTCTGCCCTGGTAGCGGTGGCATTGGGGATTCCGGTATTGCGATTACGGGGAATTTATCTGGCAATTGCGACGATCGCTTTTGTCGAAATTTTGCGCGTTCTGTCGTTGAATTTGGATATCACCGGGGGAGCCGTTGGGATTTTTGGCATTCCTCAGCCTTTCACGACTCAAATTGGCTATTTGTGGCTGGTGCTGCCGCTGTTGCTCTTGAGTATGGCGTTTCTTTATCGTCTGGAACGGATTGAAGTCGGGCGCGTGATGCGGGCAATTCGAGAAGATGAACTGGCTGCCGATACGATGGGCATTAACCCAACTCGATATAAGGTGCTTTCCTTTACTCTGGGAGCCGTACTGGCAGGCATTGTGGGTGCAGTCAGCGCTCATTTCCTCAACACCTGGAATGCCAGACAAGGAACCTTTGATGCCAGTATTGTTTATCTGGCGTTTGTGCTCAGTGGCGGCTCAAGAACGTTTGTGGGTCCTGTGGTGGGGGGAATGGTGCTAACGGCTCTCCCAGAAGTGTTACGTGCTGCTGCCGGATTGCCAGGCTTACCCCCGTGGTTCGCGCAATTTCTTCAGGATGGACGGCTAGTAATCTACGGTTTGTTGATTGTTGTGGGCACGGTTTTCTATCCACAAGGACTGATCACCCCTGAGTTGCTAGATCGGATCAAACGATCGTTCAACAAGGATAAAAAGCTGAATTCTTCAAACTGA